A genomic window from Streptomyces sp. WMMC940 includes:
- the nrfD gene encoding NrfD/PsrC family molybdoenzyme membrane anchor subunit — MSGADVTRNGLEGARPGRDAPTGADAGRRRRRRGHGERAMVPDVEFSSYYGRPILNRPTWKPLDVAGYLCLGGLAGASSLLAAGGHVTGRPGLARAAKLGAAGAISVSLAALVHDLGRPARFLNMLRVFKPTSPLNLGSWLLAGYAPLTMAAAAADVAGRHRIVGGAATAGAAALGPAVATYTAVLLSDTAVPSWHEGHREMPFVFAGSAATAAAGLALACAPLRESGPARRLAVLGAGLELGAFRLMKRRMGLAAEPYGLGRQRWQLRSAEVLTAGGAVLAAYAGRRDGADGRARLLAATAGTALLAGSAALRFGVFHAGVASAEDPKYTVVPQRERLEARARPDGR; from the coding sequence ATGAGCGGGGCCGACGTCACCCGGAACGGGCTGGAAGGCGCGCGCCCCGGCCGCGACGCCCCGACGGGCGCCGATGCCGGGCGCCGGAGGCGGCGCCGTGGACACGGCGAGCGGGCGATGGTGCCCGACGTGGAGTTCTCCTCGTACTACGGCAGGCCGATCCTGAACCGGCCGACGTGGAAGCCGTTGGACGTCGCGGGCTATCTCTGCCTCGGCGGACTCGCGGGGGCGTCCTCCCTGCTGGCCGCAGGCGGCCACGTCACGGGCAGGCCGGGCCTGGCCCGCGCCGCGAAACTCGGCGCGGCCGGAGCGATCTCCGTGTCGCTGGCGGCGCTGGTGCACGACCTGGGGCGTCCCGCCCGCTTCCTGAACATGCTGCGCGTCTTCAAGCCCACCTCCCCCCTGAACCTGGGTTCGTGGCTGCTGGCCGGCTACGCCCCGCTCACGATGGCCGCCGCTGCCGCCGACGTAGCAGGCCGCCACCGGATCGTCGGTGGCGCCGCCACGGCGGGCGCCGCCGCCCTCGGCCCGGCCGTCGCCACCTACACCGCCGTGCTGCTGTCCGACACCGCGGTCCCGTCGTGGCACGAGGGGCACCGCGAGATGCCGTTCGTCTTCGCCGGCTCGGCCGCCACCGCGGCCGCCGGGCTCGCGCTGGCCTGCGCGCCATTGCGGGAGTCCGGCCCGGCGCGCCGGCTGGCGGTCCTCGGCGCGGGACTGGAACTGGGTGCGTTCCGGCTGATGAAACGGCGCATGGGCCTGGCCGCCGAGCCGTACGGACTGGGCAGGCAGCGATGGCAGTTGCGCTCGGCCGAGGTGCTCACCGCCGGCGGTGCCGTGCTGGCGGCGTACGCGGGCCGCCGGGACGGCGCGGACGGCCGGGCGCGGCTGCTCGCCGCGACGGCCGGCACGGCCCTGCTGGCCGGTTCGGCAGCCCTGCGGTTCGGCGTGTTCCATGCGGGCGTGGCCTCGGCCGAGGACCCGAAGTACACCGTCGTACCGCAGCGGGAACGTCTGGAGGCGCGGGCACGCCCCGACGGCCGCTGA
- a CDS encoding 4Fe-4S dicluster domain-containing protein, which translates to MTDDSTAEGAGTGKEAAHDGLLSGPQPDVARAAGYTGHPPRMGFFTDSSVCIGCKACEVACKEWNAIPEDGLELTGMSYDNTRGLGAGTWRHVAFVEQRKPLGGQEPGVDHENVDVFTAATNLGLSPSSPGPDATAPEPGSAPADAPAGAISPVAPDGRTELRWLMSSDVCKHCTHAACLDVCPTGSLFRTEFGTVVVQEDICNGCGYCIPACPYGVIDQRPGDGRAWKCTMCYDRLGVGMEPACAKACPTDSIQFGPLDELRERAAARVTHLHAAGVTDARLYGEDPRDGVGGDGAFFLLLDEPEVYGLPPDPVVTTRDLPAMWRHAAAAAASLAAMAAVSFARRQR; encoded by the coding sequence ATGACGGACGACAGCACCGCGGAAGGGGCCGGGACGGGCAAGGAGGCGGCCCATGACGGCCTGCTGTCCGGTCCGCAGCCCGACGTGGCGCGAGCGGCCGGGTACACCGGCCACCCGCCGCGCATGGGCTTCTTCACCGACAGCTCCGTGTGCATCGGGTGCAAGGCGTGCGAGGTGGCGTGCAAGGAGTGGAACGCGATCCCGGAGGACGGTCTGGAACTGACCGGCATGTCCTACGACAACACCCGGGGACTCGGCGCCGGCACCTGGCGGCATGTGGCCTTCGTCGAGCAGCGCAAGCCGCTGGGCGGTCAGGAGCCCGGCGTCGACCATGAGAACGTCGACGTCTTCACCGCCGCCACGAACCTGGGCCTCTCCCCCTCGTCCCCCGGCCCGGACGCCACGGCCCCGGAGCCCGGCTCCGCCCCTGCGGACGCGCCCGCAGGGGCGATCTCCCCCGTCGCGCCCGACGGACGCACCGAACTGCGCTGGCTGATGTCCTCCGACGTGTGCAAGCACTGCACACACGCGGCCTGCCTCGACGTCTGCCCGACCGGGTCGCTCTTCCGCACCGAGTTCGGCACGGTGGTCGTCCAGGAGGACATCTGCAACGGCTGCGGCTACTGCATTCCGGCCTGCCCGTACGGCGTGATCGACCAGCGCCCCGGCGACGGCCGCGCCTGGAAGTGCACCATGTGCTACGACCGCCTCGGCGTCGGCATGGAACCGGCCTGCGCCAAGGCGTGCCCCACCGACTCCATCCAGTTCGGCCCCCTGGACGAGTTGCGGGAGCGGGCGGCGGCCCGGGTCACGCACCTGCACGCGGCCGGCGTCACGGACGCACGTCTGTACGGCGAGGACCCGCGGGACGGCGTCGGCGGTGACGGCGCCTTCTTCCTGCTGCTGGACGAGCCCGAGGTCTACGGGCTGCCGCCCGACCCGGTCGTCACCACCCGCGATCTGCCCGCGATGTGGCGGCACGCGGCGGCAGCCGCCGCCTCGCTCGCCGCGATGGCCGCCGTCAGTTTCGCCAGGAGGCAGCGATGA